The proteins below are encoded in one region of Hordeum vulgare subsp. vulgare chromosome 3H, MorexV3_pseudomolecules_assembly, whole genome shotgun sequence:
- the LOC123439498 gene encoding uncharacterized protein LOC123439498, translating into MDPNGSYSNKVISTESEANGSLSTLPPKLPDAQVTPLPMANTLTSKPNHSGIFENHHEMLPYQAFLSNPISNYLGTSDQMRISSMESPSVTSLLQGDPLAIVHAHLNTIGATNDGPIFEIPTRHVIEGQQNIPCGTLTHDATDGVPTLLAPFMASPHGVREDIIPIGVPNVTTHSVIVHDYTSLPKYTCKICNRTFYSSQAYGGHMSSHSKENKKAYKVDLPSKPDIS; encoded by the exons ATGGATCCTAATGGCTCCTATTCTAACAAAGTCATATCTACTGAAAGTGAGGCCAATGGATCTCTATCAACACTACCTCCTAAGTTGCCCGATGCACAAGTTACTCCTTTACCCATGGCCAACACCCTTACTTCTAAGCCTAACCATAGTGGAATCTTTGAGAACCACCATGAAATGTTACCGTACCAAGCTTTCTTGTCAAATCCTATTAGCAACTATCTTGGTACATCAGACCAAATGAGGATATCGTCGATGGAGTCTCCATCAGTGACATCCTTACTGCAAGGAGATCCCCTTGCCATTGTTCATGCACACCTTAATACTATTGGAGCAACAAATGATGGTCCAATCTTTGAGATCCCCACCAGGCATGTTATCGAG GGGCAACAGAATATACCATGTGGAACGCTAACCCATGATGCTACTGATGGTGTACCTACCCTTCTTGCTCCATTCATGGCATCCCCACATGGTGTGAGAGAAGACATAATTCCTATAGGTGTCCCAAATGTCACCACTCATAGTGTTATCGTGCATGATTATACGAGCTTACCTAAGTACACTTGCAAGATTTGCAATCGCACGTTCTACTCATCTCAAGCCTATGGAGGTCACATGAGTTCCCATagcaaagaaaataagaaagctTACAAAGTTGATCTTCCCAGCAAGCCAGACATCTCATGA